A genomic stretch from Trifolium pratense cultivar HEN17-A07 unplaced genomic scaffold, ARS_RC_1.1 scaffold_62, whole genome shotgun sequence includes:
- the LOC123901272 gene encoding uncharacterized protein LOC123901272 isoform X2 has product MDEVTRLLESETSPFTQIILWIWNGSRYSGLLCMALSSLIYFLMGVLSDIFSVQAIPLFETAFTRCTIVLILSYFWLRRSEQPLFGTSNVRIILLLRAIAGCISMSSFVYCFQKLPLVQAIVLNSTTPVMASIMARFFLREKLKIADIATLACSFFGVLFFFREMLATQGQLAKVEEANNANAKPSHHIFAILVGIFSSIIGGTSYCLIKAGAKASDQPLLTVFSFGILASPAMGICTYIFEDFVLPRVQSIILMVVLGILAFFAEVLLARGLQLERMGKVINIQYMEAALTQFWSLALAFLTPAFDHLIGILLIVISVSCTMYIGPDKEMDDMN; this is encoded by the exons ATG GATGAAGTAACAAGATTACTCGAGTCTGAGACATCTCCTTTTACTCAGATTATATTGTGGATATGGAATGGGTCCAGATACTCTGGTTTACTTTGCATGGCCTTATCATCCCTCATTTACTTTCTTATGGGAGTTCTTTCCGATATTTTTTCTG TTCAGGCAATTCCTTTGTTTGAGACTGCTTTTACAAGATGTACAATTGTCTTGATACTGTCATATTTTTGGTTGAGAAGGAGCGAACAACCACTGTTTGGAACATCCAATGTTAGAATCATTTTACTTTTAAGGGCCATTGCAGGCTGTATATCAATGTCTAGTTTTGTATATTG CTTTCAGAAGTTGCCTCTTGTTCAGGCTATTGTGTTGAATTCAACAACTCCAGTTATGGCATCAATAATGGCACGATTCTTTTTGCGTGAGAAATTGAAAATTGCAGATATTGCAA CTCTTGCTTGTAGTTTCTTTGGCGTGCTCTTTTTCTTCCGAGAAATGCTGGCCACGCAAG GACAGTTAGCCAAAGTTGAGGAAGCAAACAATGCAAATGCTAAGCCAAGTCATCATATATTTGCAATCCTAGTGGGCATATTTTCATCAATAATTGGTGGAACCAGTTACTGCCTTATTAAGGCTGGAGCTAAAGCATCGGACCAGCCACT ATTGACTGTCTTTTCATTTGGCATACTGGCTAGTCCTGCTATGGGAATATGTACATATATCTTCGAG GATTTTGTGCTACCGAGAGTTCAGTCAATTATACTTATGGTTGTACTTGGTATTCTGGCCTTCTTTGCTGAG GTATTGTTAGCACGGGGACTACAACTTGAGAGGATGGGTAAAGTTATCAACATCCAGTACATGGAG GCAGCACTAACCCAGTTTTGGAGCCTTGCTTTGGCATTTCTGACTCCAGCTTTTGATCACCTCATTGGGATTTTACTTATTGTTATATCTGTATCTTGTACCATGTACATAGGACCTGACAAGGAGATGGATGATATGAATTGA
- the LOC123901272 gene encoding uncharacterized protein LOC123901272 isoform X1: protein MHAPKSTTASSESKPASDHVVELIVRDASQPQPQPPPPQPQSSSDESRDNAKDQIAPLLSRTDRPKINIFTASYPRRKPRDEVTRLLESETSPFTQIILWIWNGSRYSGLLCMALSSLIYFLMGVLSDIFSVQAIPLFETAFTRCTIVLILSYFWLRRSEQPLFGTSNVRIILLLRAIAGCISMSSFVYCFQKLPLVQAIVLNSTTPVMASIMARFFLREKLKIADIATLACSFFGVLFFFREMLATQGQLAKVEEANNANAKPSHHIFAILVGIFSSIIGGTSYCLIKAGAKASDQPLLTVFSFGILASPAMGICTYIFEDFVLPRVQSIILMVVLGILAFFAEVLLARGLQLERMGKVINIQYMEAALTQFWSLALAFLTPAFDHLIGILLIVISVSCTMYIGPDKEMDDMN from the exons ATGCATGCTCCTAAATCCACCACCGCATCTTCTGAATCCAAACCTGCTTCAGATCACGTCGTCGAGCTCATTGTCCGCGACGCATCACAACCACAaccacaaccaccaccaccacaaccacAATCTTCTTCCGACGAGTCTCGTGATAATGCTAAAGACCAAATTGCCCCTCTCCTCTCCCGCACTGATAGACCAAAGATCAACATCTTCACCGCTTCTTATCCTCGAAGAAAGCCTAga GATGAAGTAACAAGATTACTCGAGTCTGAGACATCTCCTTTTACTCAGATTATATTGTGGATATGGAATGGGTCCAGATACTCTGGTTTACTTTGCATGGCCTTATCATCCCTCATTTACTTTCTTATGGGAGTTCTTTCCGATATTTTTTCTG TTCAGGCAATTCCTTTGTTTGAGACTGCTTTTACAAGATGTACAATTGTCTTGATACTGTCATATTTTTGGTTGAGAAGGAGCGAACAACCACTGTTTGGAACATCCAATGTTAGAATCATTTTACTTTTAAGGGCCATTGCAGGCTGTATATCAATGTCTAGTTTTGTATATTG CTTTCAGAAGTTGCCTCTTGTTCAGGCTATTGTGTTGAATTCAACAACTCCAGTTATGGCATCAATAATGGCACGATTCTTTTTGCGTGAGAAATTGAAAATTGCAGATATTGCAA CTCTTGCTTGTAGTTTCTTTGGCGTGCTCTTTTTCTTCCGAGAAATGCTGGCCACGCAAG GACAGTTAGCCAAAGTTGAGGAAGCAAACAATGCAAATGCTAAGCCAAGTCATCATATATTTGCAATCCTAGTGGGCATATTTTCATCAATAATTGGTGGAACCAGTTACTGCCTTATTAAGGCTGGAGCTAAAGCATCGGACCAGCCACT ATTGACTGTCTTTTCATTTGGCATACTGGCTAGTCCTGCTATGGGAATATGTACATATATCTTCGAG GATTTTGTGCTACCGAGAGTTCAGTCAATTATACTTATGGTTGTACTTGGTATTCTGGCCTTCTTTGCTGAG GTATTGTTAGCACGGGGACTACAACTTGAGAGGATGGGTAAAGTTATCAACATCCAGTACATGGAG GCAGCACTAACCCAGTTTTGGAGCCTTGCTTTGGCATTTCTGACTCCAGCTTTTGATCACCTCATTGGGATTTTACTTATTGTTATATCTGTATCTTGTACCATGTACATAGGACCTGACAAGGAGATGGATGATATGAATTGA
- the LOC123901268 gene encoding probable plastidic glucose transporter 1 isoform X1, whose amino-acid sequence MNSIVSSAIISTHSNPKLVFFSKPKIKTKSYSLNYSYHLPKLRVSAIKDQNPESKIPNVADEVTEHPLDENGGGGFDLGWLPAFPHVLVASMSNFTFGYHIGVMNGPIISIARELGFEGNSFIEGLVVSIFIAGAFIGSLSTGSLVDKLGCRLTFQIDTIPLILGAIISANAHSLDEILWGRFLVGLGIGVNVVLVPIYISEVAPTKYRGALGSLCQIGTCLGIIASLSLGIPSETDPHWWRTMLYIASVPSFIVGLGMQFAVDSPRWLCKSGRINDAKKVVRELWGASEVEGAIEEFQSVSKNDGSDLDSRWSEILEQPHSRVAFIGGALFVFQQFAGINGVLYFSSLTFQNVGVQSSALASLFVGLTNFAGALCALHLIDREGRQKLIIGSYLGMAISMFLVVYAVTFPLDEQLSNNLSILGTIMYIFSFAIGAGPVTGIIVPELSSTRTRGKIMGFSFSTHWVCNFVVGLFFLELVEKFGVAPVYASFGSVSLLAAAFARYFLVETKGRSLEEVERSLNPKA is encoded by the exons ATGAACTCCATTGTGTCCTCAGCGATCATCTCCACTCACTCTAACCCCAAACTCGTTTTCTTCTCCAAAcccaaaatcaaaaccaaatcttACTCTCTCAATTACTCCTACCACCTTCCTAAGCTCAGAGTTTCAGCCATCAAGGATCAGAATCCAGAGTCAAAGATTCCTAATGTTGCAGATGAAGTAACAGAGCATCCATTGGATGAAAATGGTGGTGGAGGATTTGACCTTGGGTGGTTGCCTGCTTTTCCCCACGTTCTGGTTGCTTCTATGTCTAATTTCACTTTTGGTTATCATATTGG GGTCATGAATGGTCCTATTATTTCCATTGCTCGGGAACTTGGTTTTGAGGGAAACTCATTCATTGAGGGACTTGTTGTTAGTATATTTATTGCTGGCGCATTTATTGGGAGCCTAAGCACCGGTTCTTTGGTAGACAAACTTGGTTGTCGACTCACATTTCAGATTGATACAATACCCTTGATTCTTGGGGCGATAATAAG TGCAAATGCCCACTCCTTGGATGAGATACTTTGGGGAAGATTTCTTGTTGGTCTTGGTATAGGTGTGAATGTTGTTCTTGTTCCGATATATATATCTGAG GTTGCTCCAACAAAATATAGGGGTGCCCTAGGGTCCTTATGTCAAATTGGTACTTGTCTCGGTATTATTGCGTCACTATCTCTTGGAATTCCTTCTGAGACAGATCCACATTG GTGGAGGACGATGTTGTATATTGCAAGCGTCCCTAGTTTTATTGTTGGTCTGGGTATGCAATTTGCTGTTGATAGCCCACGCTGGCTTTGCAAG TCTGGGAGAATAAATGATGCTAAAAAAGTAGTACGGGAGCTTTGGGGAGCATCTGAAGTCGAGGGTGCAATTGAAGAGTTTCAATCTGTCAGCAAGAATGATGGTAGTGACTTGGACAGCAGATGGTCAGAGATCTTGGAGCAGCCACATTCTAGAG TTGCCTTCATTGGAGGCGCGCTTTTCGTATTTCAGCAGTTCGCAGGCATAAATGGAGTtctttatttttcatcattgaCCTTTCAAAATGTTGGAGTTCAAAGCAGTGCTTTAGCCAGCTTGTTTGTTGGGCTTACAAACTTTGCAG GTGCGCTTTGTGCTTTACACTTAATCGATAGGGAAGGGAGGCAGAAACTAATTATAGGAAGCTACTTAGGAATG GCAATTTCAATGTTTCTTGTGGTCTATGCCGTCACCTTTCCATTGGATGAGCAACTCAGCAACAACTTATCAATATTAGGAACTATCAT GTATATATTCTCTTTTGCAATTGGTGCTGGCCCTGTAACTGGCATAATTGTACCAGAGCTTAGCAGCACAAGGACACGAGGGAAGATCATGGGGTTCAGTTTCTCTACCCATTGG GTTTGCAACTTTGTGGTGGGATTGTTCTTCCTTGAGTTGGTCGAGAAATTTGGAGTTGCACCAGTATATGCTAGCTTTGGATCTGTTTCCCTGTTAGCCGCAGCATTTGCCCGCTACTTCTTGGTAGAAACCAAGGGTCGCTCTCTAGAAGAGGTTGAACGATCCTTAAATCCGAAAGCTTGA
- the LOC123901272 gene encoding uncharacterized protein LOC123901272 isoform X3, producing MGPDTLVYFAWPYHPSFTFLWEFFPIFFLAIPLFETAFTRCTIVLILSYFWLRRSEQPLFGTSNVRIILLLRAIAGCISMSSFVYCFQKLPLVQAIVLNSTTPVMASIMARFFLREKLKIADIATLACSFFGVLFFFREMLATQGQLAKVEEANNANAKPSHHIFAILVGIFSSIIGGTSYCLIKAGAKASDQPLLTVFSFGILASPAMGICTYIFEDFVLPRVQSIILMVVLGILAFFAEVLLARGLQLERMGKVINIQYMEAALTQFWSLALAFLTPAFDHLIGILLIVISVSCTMYIGPDKEMDDMN from the exons ATGGGTCCAGATACTCTGGTTTACTTTGCATGGCCTTATCATCCCTCATTTACTTTCTTATGGGAGTTCTTTCCGATATTTTTTCTG GCAATTCCTTTGTTTGAGACTGCTTTTACAAGATGTACAATTGTCTTGATACTGTCATATTTTTGGTTGAGAAGGAGCGAACAACCACTGTTTGGAACATCCAATGTTAGAATCATTTTACTTTTAAGGGCCATTGCAGGCTGTATATCAATGTCTAGTTTTGTATATTG CTTTCAGAAGTTGCCTCTTGTTCAGGCTATTGTGTTGAATTCAACAACTCCAGTTATGGCATCAATAATGGCACGATTCTTTTTGCGTGAGAAATTGAAAATTGCAGATATTGCAA CTCTTGCTTGTAGTTTCTTTGGCGTGCTCTTTTTCTTCCGAGAAATGCTGGCCACGCAAG GACAGTTAGCCAAAGTTGAGGAAGCAAACAATGCAAATGCTAAGCCAAGTCATCATATATTTGCAATCCTAGTGGGCATATTTTCATCAATAATTGGTGGAACCAGTTACTGCCTTATTAAGGCTGGAGCTAAAGCATCGGACCAGCCACT ATTGACTGTCTTTTCATTTGGCATACTGGCTAGTCCTGCTATGGGAATATGTACATATATCTTCGAG GATTTTGTGCTACCGAGAGTTCAGTCAATTATACTTATGGTTGTACTTGGTATTCTGGCCTTCTTTGCTGAG GTATTGTTAGCACGGGGACTACAACTTGAGAGGATGGGTAAAGTTATCAACATCCAGTACATGGAG GCAGCACTAACCCAGTTTTGGAGCCTTGCTTTGGCATTTCTGACTCCAGCTTTTGATCACCTCATTGGGATTTTACTTATTGTTATATCTGTATCTTGTACCATGTACATAGGACCTGACAAGGAGATGGATGATATGAATTGA
- the LOC123901268 gene encoding probable plastidic glucose transporter 1 isoform X2: MNSIVSSAIISTHSNPKLVFFSKPKIKTKSYSLNYSYHLPKLRVSAIKDQNPESKIPNVADEVTEHPLDENGGGGFDLGWLPAFPHVLVASMSNFTFGYHIGVMNGPIISIARELGFEGNSFIEGLVVSIFIAGAFIGSLSTGSLVDKLGCRLTFQIDTIPLILGAIISANAHSLDEILWGRFLVGLGIGVNVVLVPIYISEVAPTKYRGALGSLCQIGTCLGIIASLSLGIPSETDPHWWRTMLYIASVPSFIVGLGMQFAVDSPRWLCKSGRINDAKKVVRELWGASEVEGAIEEFQSVSKNDGSDLDSRWSEILEQPHSRVAFIGGALFVFQQFAGINGVLYFSSLTFQNVGVQSSALASLFVGLTNFAGALCALHLIDREGRQKLIIGSYLGMGTLNSFRSYSWAIHDFHFCFFEGNFNVSCGLCRHLSIG; encoded by the exons ATGAACTCCATTGTGTCCTCAGCGATCATCTCCACTCACTCTAACCCCAAACTCGTTTTCTTCTCCAAAcccaaaatcaaaaccaaatcttACTCTCTCAATTACTCCTACCACCTTCCTAAGCTCAGAGTTTCAGCCATCAAGGATCAGAATCCAGAGTCAAAGATTCCTAATGTTGCAGATGAAGTAACAGAGCATCCATTGGATGAAAATGGTGGTGGAGGATTTGACCTTGGGTGGTTGCCTGCTTTTCCCCACGTTCTGGTTGCTTCTATGTCTAATTTCACTTTTGGTTATCATATTGG GGTCATGAATGGTCCTATTATTTCCATTGCTCGGGAACTTGGTTTTGAGGGAAACTCATTCATTGAGGGACTTGTTGTTAGTATATTTATTGCTGGCGCATTTATTGGGAGCCTAAGCACCGGTTCTTTGGTAGACAAACTTGGTTGTCGACTCACATTTCAGATTGATACAATACCCTTGATTCTTGGGGCGATAATAAG TGCAAATGCCCACTCCTTGGATGAGATACTTTGGGGAAGATTTCTTGTTGGTCTTGGTATAGGTGTGAATGTTGTTCTTGTTCCGATATATATATCTGAG GTTGCTCCAACAAAATATAGGGGTGCCCTAGGGTCCTTATGTCAAATTGGTACTTGTCTCGGTATTATTGCGTCACTATCTCTTGGAATTCCTTCTGAGACAGATCCACATTG GTGGAGGACGATGTTGTATATTGCAAGCGTCCCTAGTTTTATTGTTGGTCTGGGTATGCAATTTGCTGTTGATAGCCCACGCTGGCTTTGCAAG TCTGGGAGAATAAATGATGCTAAAAAAGTAGTACGGGAGCTTTGGGGAGCATCTGAAGTCGAGGGTGCAATTGAAGAGTTTCAATCTGTCAGCAAGAATGATGGTAGTGACTTGGACAGCAGATGGTCAGAGATCTTGGAGCAGCCACATTCTAGAG TTGCCTTCATTGGAGGCGCGCTTTTCGTATTTCAGCAGTTCGCAGGCATAAATGGAGTtctttatttttcatcattgaCCTTTCAAAATGTTGGAGTTCAAAGCAGTGCTTTAGCCAGCTTGTTTGTTGGGCTTACAAACTTTGCAG GTGCGCTTTGTGCTTTACACTTAATCGATAGGGAAGGGAGGCAGAAACTAATTATAGGAAGCTACTTAGGAATG GGTACACTGAATTCATTTAGATCTTATTCCTGGGCAATCCATGATTTTCATTTCTGCTTCTTTGAAGGCAATTTCAATGTTTCTTGTGGTCTATGCCGTCACCTTTCCATTGGATGA